In 'Nostoc azollae' 0708, the following are encoded in one genomic region:
- a CDS encoding glycosyltransferase family 2 protein, whose protein sequence is MNPKVSILIPCYNAEKWIAQAIESALNQTYPYKEVIVVDDGSTDGSLEVIKGFGNSIYWETRENRGSNVARNRLLELSTGEWIQYLDADDYLLLTKIEKQINFLEQVSSIDIIYSPSILEYWETEMVKQEILPISEPHDPWILLALWQLPQTGSPLWKKQALLDVGKWKINQPVCQEHELYLRLLKGGKKFAYFHDSGSVYRQWSESTLCKKDKILTYQHRSEITDDLESYLKLINQLNNERLNAINKSRFDCARIIWLFNGTWAKSIIKKIYKSEHDFQLPSSTVPKLYQIIYHYFGFEAAEITAKLKRQVLDLI, encoded by the coding sequence ATGAACCCAAAAGTCAGTATTCTTATTCCCTGCTACAACGCAGAAAAATGGATTGCACAAGCCATAGAAAGTGCATTAAATCAAACTTATCCTTATAAAGAAGTAATTGTTGTTGATGATGGTTCTACAGATGGAAGTTTAGAAGTAATTAAGGGTTTTGGTAATTCCATTTATTGGGAAACAAGAGAAAATCGCGGAAGTAACGTTGCCCGTAATCGTTTATTAGAACTAAGTACAGGAGAATGGATACAATATCTAGATGCAGATGATTATTTACTGCTAACCAAGATTGAAAAACAAATCAATTTTCTAGAACAAGTCTCTAGTATAGATATTATTTATAGTCCCAGTATTCTTGAATATTGGGAAACAGAAATGGTAAAGCAAGAGATTTTGCCTATTTCTGAACCCCATGATCCTTGGATTTTGTTAGCTTTGTGGCAGTTACCGCAAACAGGTAGTCCTCTGTGGAAAAAACAGGCTCTTTTAGATGTAGGCAAATGGAAAATTAATCAACCCGTCTGTCAAGAACATGAGTTATATTTACGACTTCTCAAAGGAGGGAAAAAATTTGCATATTTTCATGATTCTGGTTCAGTTTACAGGCAATGGAGTGAATCCACTCTTTGTAAAAAAGATAAAATATTAACCTATCAGCATCGTTCAGAAATCACAGATGATTTAGAATCATATTTAAAATTAATTAATCAACTTAATAATGAGCGTCTTAATGCTATTAATAAATCGAGATTTGACTGTGCTAGAATAATTTGGTTATTCAATGGAACATGGGCTAAAAGTATTATTAAGAAAATCTATAAATCAGAACACGATTTTCAGTTACCTAGCTCCACAGTGCCTAAATTATATCAGATCATATATCATTATTTTGGCTTTGAGGCTGCTGAAATAACCGCAAAATTGAAAAGACAGGTTTTAGATTTAATTTAA